In the Lysinibacillus sp. PLM2 genome, one interval contains:
- a CDS encoding methionine import ATP-binding protein MetN — protein MLEFQNITKIYKSKGKEVVGVDNVSLKVNKGDIFGIVGYSGAGKSSLLRCVNLLERPTSGKVLVNGVDLTELSSKDLRTARLKIGMIFQHFYLVSQKTVGENIAFALRAAKLPKNRIDARVDELLDMVGLTDKRDVYPGQLSGGQKQRVGIARALANNPSILLCDEATSALDPKTTLSILRLLKDINRKLGITIVLITHEMDVVKEICNRMAIMQDGRVIEEGDVYDIFASPQAPLTQEFISSVVSFEIPPAILKDVRGEIIKILFKGSVAGEGVIADTMQRFDVKGNFLHGTIEYIQDRPLGIFLMELQGESQAVKDAKGYMEERGAIVEVISHV, from the coding sequence ATGCTTGAATTTCAAAATATTACGAAAATCTATAAATCTAAAGGTAAAGAAGTAGTAGGGGTAGATAATGTTTCCTTAAAGGTAAACAAAGGGGATATTTTCGGAATTGTAGGCTATTCCGGTGCGGGGAAAAGTTCATTGCTTCGCTGTGTAAATCTACTAGAGCGCCCTACAAGTGGAAAAGTACTTGTTAATGGCGTTGATTTAACGGAATTATCTAGCAAAGATTTACGAACTGCACGTTTGAAAATAGGTATGATTTTCCAACACTTCTATTTAGTAAGTCAAAAGACAGTTGGTGAGAATATTGCATTCGCATTACGTGCTGCTAAATTGCCAAAAAACAGAATTGATGCCCGCGTTGATGAGCTATTAGATATGGTCGGCTTAACGGACAAGCGTGATGTGTATCCAGGGCAGCTCAGTGGGGGACAAAAGCAACGGGTCGGTATTGCCAGAGCCCTTGCGAACAATCCATCCATATTGCTTTGTGATGAGGCAACCTCTGCACTTGATCCTAAAACGACTCTATCAATCTTGCGCCTATTAAAAGATATTAATAGAAAGCTTGGGATTACTATTGTCTTAATAACACATGAAATGGATGTCGTGAAAGAAATCTGTAATCGTATGGCGATTATGCAAGATGGTCGCGTCATTGAAGAAGGCGATGTATATGACATTTTTGCTAGTCCACAGGCGCCTTTAACGCAAGAATTTATTAGTAGCGTCGTTTCCTTTGAAATTCCGCCTGCTATTTTAAAAGATGTCCGCGGAGAAATTATTAAAATACTATTCAAAGGTAGTGTTGCTGGGGAAGGCGTAATTGCTGATACAATGCAGCGCTTTGATGTGAAGGGGAACTTCCTTCACGGTACGATTGAATATATTCAGGATCGTCCATTAGGAATTTTCTTAATGGAATTACAAGGTGAATCGCAAGCTGTAAAGGATGCGAAGGGCTATATGGAAGAACGTGGCGCTATTGTGGAGGTGATTTCTCATGTTTGA
- a CDS encoding hydrolase, producing the protein MKIGCIQLNVGFGKVEENFERAEQFIREAANKGAELVVLPEMWNTGYALEKLPELADENGERTKAFLQKLASELAIHIVGGSVATKRDGKFYNTMYIVDKEGELISEYSKVHLFRLMNEDKFLESGDQMNRFTLGDIEAGGVICYDIRFPEWLRAHALAGAKVLFVSAQWPTERIDHWKTLLQARAIENQCYIVAVNRISHKVQNFNGQSMVIEPWGEIVWTGAEDEELAIVDVDFSKVDEVRGRIPVYDDRRPGLYAGVVEE; encoded by the coding sequence ATGAAAATCGGGTGTATTCAATTAAATGTTGGTTTTGGAAAAGTGGAAGAAAATTTTGAACGTGCAGAGCAGTTCATTCGGGAAGCAGCAAATAAGGGAGCAGAGCTGGTAGTGCTGCCGGAAATGTGGAATACAGGCTACGCGCTTGAGAAATTACCGGAGCTCGCAGATGAAAATGGGGAACGTACAAAAGCCTTTTTACAAAAGCTAGCAAGTGAATTGGCTATACATATCGTGGGCGGATCTGTTGCAACAAAGCGTGACGGTAAATTTTATAACACGATGTATATTGTAGATAAAGAGGGCGAGCTCATAAGCGAATACAGTAAAGTTCATTTATTTAGATTAATGAATGAAGATAAATTTTTAGAATCCGGCGATCAAATGAATCGCTTTACATTAGGGGATATTGAAGCGGGCGGTGTTATTTGCTATGACATTCGCTTCCCAGAATGGCTCCGTGCCCACGCTTTAGCTGGAGCAAAAGTATTGTTCGTTTCTGCCCAATGGCCAACAGAACGTATCGATCATTGGAAAACATTATTGCAAGCTCGGGCAATCGAAAATCAATGCTATATCGTTGCAGTAAATCGTATCTCGCATAAAGTACAAAATTTCAACGGTCAATCTATGGTCATTGAACCCTGGGGAGAAATCGTCTGGACAGGTGCCGAAGACGAAGAACTTGCTATTGTAGATGTGGACTTCTCAAAAGTCGATGAAGTGCGTGGAAGAATTCCAGTGTATGATGATAGAAGACCTGGGTTGTATGCAGGAGTTGTAGAGGAATAA
- a CDS encoding RNA polymerase subunit sigma, translating to MDNREKEGLLREAMDTYGHYLKRVVYALVKDEQKAEDIVQEVFIRYYINLESFEGRASVKTFLYSIALNQCRNYFKSWSYRKILLSNIVQHTFVSKQTPESEMLKRESSKEIEEALGKLPFKYKEVIWLYYYIEMSVVEISEVLNCSVNTVKTRLARGRRQAKISLEEVKDHDAEY from the coding sequence TTGGATAATAGAGAAAAAGAGGGATTGCTTAGGGAAGCAATGGATACATACGGTCATTATTTAAAACGTGTTGTGTATGCTTTAGTAAAAGATGAGCAAAAAGCAGAAGACATTGTGCAAGAAGTGTTTATTCGCTATTACATAAATTTAGAAAGCTTTGAGGGTCGTGCAAGTGTAAAGACATTTTTATATAGCATTGCACTAAATCAGTGTCGCAACTATTTTAAAAGTTGGTCGTATCGAAAAATTCTGCTTTCGAATATCGTACAGCATACTTTTGTTAGTAAACAAACACCTGAATCCGAAATGCTCAAAAGAGAATCCAGTAAGGAAATAGAAGAAGCTTTAGGGAAACTGCCCTTTAAATATAAAGAGGTCATTTGGCTTTATTACTATATAGAAATGTCTGTAGTTGAAATTAGCGAGGTATTGAATTGTTCGGTAAATACTGTTAAAACACGTTTGGCTAGAGGGAGAAGGCAAGCAAAAATTTCGCTGGAGGAGGTGAAGGATCATGATGCCGAATATTAA
- a CDS encoding putative pyridoxal phosphate-dependent acyltransferase: MAKVLESFLDENLNSLRVQGLYNEIDIVEGANGPTVHINGKELINLSSNNYLGLATNDQLKQAAKNAIDEYGVGAGAVRTINGTLDLHITLEEKLAKFKGTEAAISYQSGFNCNMAAISAVMDKEDVILSDQLNHASIIDGCRLSKAKIIAYNHSDMDDLREKAKAAKESGLYKKMMVITDGVFSMDGDIAKLPDIVHIAKQFDLITYVDDAHGSGVTGKGKGTVKQFGLEKEVDFQIGTLSKAVGVVGGYVAGKKKLIDWLKVRSRPFLFSTAVTPGDVAAITKAIEIMETSSELVDRLWENGRYLKECLKKLGFNIGASETPITPCIIGDEKLTQLFSKRLIQEGVYAKGIVFPTVPKGTGRIRNMPTAAHTKEMLDKAVAIYKKVGEELGVI, translated from the coding sequence ATGGCAAAGGTTTTAGAATCCTTTTTAGATGAAAATTTAAATTCCTTACGGGTGCAAGGTCTTTACAATGAAATTGACATCGTGGAAGGTGCAAATGGACCTACTGTTCATATCAATGGTAAGGAATTGATTAACCTATCTTCTAATAACTATTTAGGCTTGGCGACTAATGATCAATTAAAACAAGCAGCAAAGAATGCCATTGATGAATATGGTGTTGGTGCAGGAGCAGTTCGTACGATTAATGGAACTCTTGATCTTCATATTACACTGGAAGAAAAACTTGCAAAATTTAAAGGAACAGAAGCGGCTATATCCTACCAATCTGGTTTTAACTGCAACATGGCAGCAATTTCGGCTGTAATGGACAAAGAGGATGTCATTCTCTCTGATCAATTAAATCACGCTTCTATTATTGATGGCTGTCGCTTATCAAAAGCGAAAATCATTGCTTATAACCATTCGGATATGGATGATCTTAGAGAAAAGGCAAAGGCTGCAAAAGAATCTGGATTGTATAAGAAAATGATGGTTATTACCGACGGCGTATTTTCTATGGATGGAGATATTGCAAAACTCCCTGATATCGTTCATATAGCGAAACAATTTGATTTAATTACCTATGTAGATGATGCCCATGGTTCAGGTGTAACCGGGAAGGGGAAAGGGACAGTCAAACAATTCGGACTAGAAAAGGAAGTGGATTTCCAAATCGGAACATTATCCAAAGCTGTCGGAGTTGTAGGGGGATATGTGGCGGGTAAAAAGAAATTAATTGATTGGTTAAAAGTGCGTTCACGTCCATTTTTATTTTCTACAGCTGTAACACCAGGGGATGTAGCGGCTATTACAAAAGCGATTGAAATAATGGAAACATCCTCTGAATTAGTGGATCGACTATGGGAGAATGGCCGCTATTTAAAAGAGTGTCTTAAAAAGCTAGGGTTTAACATCGGCGCATCTGAAACGCCTATTACCCCGTGCATTATTGGAGACGAAAAATTAACTCAACTTTTCTCCAAACGGTTAATTCAAGAAGGTGTTTATGCAAAGGGAATTGTATTCCCAACCGTACCTAAAGGAACAGGCCGTATTCGAAATATGCCAACAGCAGCCCATACAAAAGAAATGCTTGATAAAGCAGTGGCCATTTATAAAAAAGTAGGGGAAGAGTTAGGAGTAATATAA
- a CDS encoding membrane protein: MRKVYSWRWGFFVIGLLVMTLGFTMVIKGQDVGTGAWDVLHIALFDRFGLSIGSWNIITGLIVIAFTCIMTKKIPKVGTWINMVLCGFFIDFYYWILPDAPSMTAQVFYFFLGIIILGFGSGMYIAPNLGTGPRDTLMMWIVEKLGGSIKVARMSMELGVALLGWFLGGPLGVGTVIIAVFSGYVVQFSLPYCRKMLLKIIGNIEGVKPFF, translated from the coding sequence ATGCGAAAAGTTTATTCTTGGCGATGGGGATTTTTTGTAATAGGATTACTCGTCATGACATTAGGTTTCACAATGGTTATTAAAGGGCAGGATGTAGGAACAGGGGCGTGGGATGTTCTCCACATCGCATTGTTTGATCGTTTTGGTCTATCAATCGGATCATGGAATATTATAACAGGACTAATTGTAATTGCATTTACCTGTATTATGACAAAAAAAATACCTAAAGTTGGAACTTGGATAAACATGGTATTATGTGGCTTTTTCATTGATTTTTATTATTGGATTTTACCTGACGCTCCGTCTATGACAGCTCAGGTGTTTTACTTCTTTTTAGGAATAATCATTTTAGGATTTGGAAGTGGTATGTATATCGCCCCGAATCTAGGTACAGGTCCTCGTGATACATTGATGATGTGGATTGTAGAAAAACTTGGAGGATCTATTAAAGTAGCTCGTATGAGTATGGAATTAGGAGTAGCACTGCTAGGTTGGTTCCTGGGGGGACCTTTAGGTGTAGGGACGGTAATTATTGCAGTCTTTTCAGGTTACGTTGTACAATTTTCTTTACCATATTGCCGAAAAATGCTGTTAAAAATCATAGGAAATATAGAAGGAGTAAAACCCTTTTTCTAA
- a CDS encoding ABC transporter, translating into MQIEVKNLSLKFGKHFALKDISFQLNDNKIFGLIGRNGAGKTSLLSLLASFREATGGSVKINGEVPFENAKIMQQVNFVFNKDYKDETNKLSDLLEDIRRYRPNFDLEYANYLIQKFKLPKNKPLKQLSKGMQSAVSVTLGLASRTPITIFDEAYNGMDAPTREIFYKELLEDQSEHPRIMILSTHLVSEMDYLFDEVLIINKGQLLLHEDYETLVTKGASITGEADAVDTFAQSKKILNTKQLGNTKSVMIYGELSDDDRKLAKTKGLEIGPISLQDLFIHLTKGED; encoded by the coding sequence ATGCAAATAGAAGTGAAAAATCTTTCTTTGAAATTTGGTAAGCACTTTGCTCTTAAGGATATTAGTTTTCAATTAAATGACAATAAAATTTTTGGATTAATAGGTAGAAACGGTGCGGGAAAAACTTCGTTGCTTTCCTTATTAGCATCATTTCGTGAAGCAACTGGCGGCTCAGTAAAAATTAACGGTGAAGTTCCATTTGAGAACGCAAAAATTATGCAACAGGTAAACTTTGTCTTTAATAAAGACTATAAGGATGAAACGAATAAGTTAAGTGATTTGTTGGAGGATATACGTCGCTATCGTCCAAATTTCGATTTAGAATATGCAAATTATCTAATACAAAAATTCAAATTGCCAAAAAATAAGCCATTAAAGCAGCTATCAAAAGGAATGCAATCAGCAGTTAGTGTGACCCTTGGATTAGCAAGCCGTACACCAATTACAATATTTGATGAAGCATACAACGGTATGGATGCACCAACCAGAGAAATATTTTATAAAGAATTGTTAGAAGATCAATCAGAGCATCCCCGTATAATGATTCTTTCAACACATCTTGTATCTGAAATGGATTATTTATTTGATGAGGTTTTGATTATAAATAAAGGGCAGCTTCTTCTACATGAAGACTATGAAACTCTCGTTACTAAGGGTGCATCTATTACTGGGGAAGCTGATGCAGTAGATACATTTGCTCAATCTAAAAAGATACTAAATACAAAACAATTAGGTAATACAAAATCCGTCATGATTTATGGTGAACTGAGCGATGATGACCGCAAATTAGCTAAAACAAAGGGTCTAGAGATTGGCCCGATATCCTTGCAGGATCTATTTATTCATCTAACAAAAGGGGAGGATTAA
- a CDS encoding GntR family transcriptional regulator, translated as MSGFLEEDKPIYVQIREKIEDQIVDELLKEGEQAPSTNQLVSFYKINHATVSKGVNQLVEEGILFKKRGIGMFVADGAREKLIQKRKDAFLDNYVVGLVQEAKKLGISDQELFDLIKKCKNSKGE; from the coding sequence TTGAGTGGTTTTTTAGAAGAAGATAAACCAATTTATGTCCAAATTCGTGAAAAAATTGAAGATCAAATTGTTGATGAACTATTAAAGGAAGGGGAGCAAGCACCTTCAACAAATCAGCTTGTCAGCTTTTATAAAATTAATCATGCAACGGTATCGAAAGGGGTTAACCAACTAGTGGAGGAAGGCATTTTATTCAAAAAGAGAGGAATAGGTATGTTTGTTGCGGATGGAGCAAGAGAAAAGCTCATTCAAAAGAGAAAAGATGCTTTTTTAGATAATTATGTCGTCGGTCTCGTTCAAGAAGCGAAAAAATTAGGAATTAGCGATCAGGAACTATTCGATTTAATAAAAAAATGCAAAAACAGTAAAGGAGAATGA
- the sfbA gene encoding metal ABC transporter substrate-binding protein has translation MKKYLLTFLTLALAVVLAACGGSNEESTSTDQGSTDTQEESKSIKLGATAGPYSDMLSKAIIPQLEEKGYTVELIEFQDYIQPNKALDNGEIDANLFQHTIYLETFEQQNDMDLEALIIVPTAPMGFFSEKFTSVEEIADGATVALPNDPSNAARALASLQEQGLIEIDPNVDTLTASEKDVVKNDKNLEFLPVEAASLPRQIQSVDIAAVPGNFALAADLDLMDAMFLENMPDQYRNVVAVKADNKDSQLAKDLIEIVESEEFEAVIDAEFQGFGKPEWMVNR, from the coding sequence ATGAAGAAATATTTATTAACGTTCCTTACTTTAGCACTAGCAGTAGTGTTAGCAGCTTGTGGAGGTTCAAACGAAGAATCAACTTCAACAGATCAAGGAAGTACAGATACTCAAGAAGAAAGCAAAAGCATTAAATTAGGTGCAACTGCTGGTCCTTATAGTGATATGCTAAGTAAAGCAATTATTCCGCAATTAGAGGAAAAAGGTTATACAGTAGAATTGATTGAATTCCAAGATTATATTCAACCAAACAAAGCATTAGACAATGGCGAAATTGACGCTAACTTGTTCCAACATACAATTTACTTAGAAACATTTGAACAACAAAACGATATGGATTTAGAAGCTTTAATCATCGTTCCAACTGCTCCAATGGGCTTCTTCTCAGAAAAATTCACTTCTGTTGAAGAAATTGCAGACGGTGCAACAGTAGCACTTCCAAATGACCCATCTAATGCAGCACGTGCTCTTGCGTCTTTACAAGAACAAGGTTTAATCGAAATTGATCCAAATGTAGATACTTTAACTGCATCTGAAAAAGATGTTGTGAAAAATGATAAAAACTTAGAATTCTTACCAGTGGAAGCTGCTTCTTTACCACGTCAAATTCAAAGTGTTGACATCGCAGCGGTTCCAGGTAACTTTGCTTTAGCAGCAGATTTAGATTTAATGGACGCTATGTTCCTAGAAAATATGCCTGACCAATATCGTAATGTAGTTGCGGTAAAAGCAGACAACAAAGATTCTCAACTAGCAAAAGATTTAATTGAAATCGTTGAATCAGAAGAATTCGAAGCAGTAATTGATGCAGAATTCCAAGGATTCGGTAAACCTGAATGGATGGTAAACCGTTAA
- the yjdI gene encoding putative Cys-tRNA(Pro)/Cys-tRNA(Cys) deacylase YjdI → MGKQKISKTNAVRILDQHKMNYDLLEYEVDDQIDGVSVAEKIGHPVSHVYKTLLTTAGTGKYFVFVIPVSEELDLKKCARVAGEKKIEMLHLKDLLATTGYIRGGCSPIGMKKLFPTFLHESAETLEYMIVSAGKRGMQIIMAPMDLIKVTNAKFGDLIK, encoded by the coding sequence TTGGGAAAACAAAAAATCTCAAAAACAAATGCTGTTAGAATATTGGATCAACACAAGATGAATTATGACTTACTGGAATATGAAGTGGATGATCAAATTGACGGTGTGTCCGTGGCAGAAAAAATTGGGCATCCTGTTTCTCATGTATATAAAACATTATTAACAACTGCTGGAACGGGTAAATATTTTGTTTTTGTTATACCTGTATCGGAAGAGCTCGATTTAAAAAAATGTGCTCGAGTTGCAGGTGAGAAGAAAATTGAAATGCTTCATTTGAAGGATTTGTTAGCAACAACTGGCTATATTCGTGGAGGTTGTTCACCAATTGGTATGAAAAAGTTGTTTCCAACATTTCTACATGAAAGTGCAGAGACTCTTGAGTATATGATTGTAAGCGCAGGTAAAAGAGGGATGCAAATTATAATGGCACCAATGGATTTAATAAAGGTTACAAATGCGAAATTTGGGGATTTGATCAAATAA
- the pncA gene encoding isochorismatase, which produces MAKEALIIVDMSNDFVADDGSLTAGKPAQEIVPYIIETANEFLSRDQVVVVAMDAHQENDPHFELWPAHNVVGTFGQQLYGDLMTWYQEHEANPNVMLQPKTNYNAFFNTNLAEKLRTLDVEKVHVVGVCTDICDFLTVAGADAEGFKTAIHKRGAATFTDLGETFINHMKTCFFTEIVE; this is translated from the coding sequence ATGGCAAAAGAAGCTTTGATTATCGTTGATATGAGTAATGATTTTGTAGCGGATGATGGGAGTTTAACAGCGGGAAAACCTGCTCAAGAGATTGTCCCGTATATTATTGAAACAGCAAATGAATTTCTGAGCCGTGATCAAGTGGTTGTAGTCGCAATGGATGCCCATCAAGAAAATGACCCACACTTTGAACTTTGGCCAGCTCATAATGTGGTAGGTACTTTCGGCCAACAGCTTTATGGTGACCTTATGACTTGGTATCAAGAACATGAAGCGAATCCAAACGTTATGTTGCAGCCGAAGACGAATTACAATGCGTTCTTTAATACGAACTTAGCCGAAAAACTGCGAACACTTGATGTTGAAAAAGTTCATGTTGTCGGTGTTTGCACGGATATTTGCGACTTTTTAACCGTTGCTGGTGCAGATGCAGAAGGATTTAAAACCGCTATCCACAAAAGAGGAGCAGCAACCTTCACAGATCTTGGGGAAACATTTATTAATCATATGAAAACATGCTTTTTTACTGAGATAGTCGAGTAG
- the sfbC gene encoding ABC transporter permease yields MFDFPHFVEMLPDIWKAFQETLIMLGISLSVSLVIGLPIGILLFVTDKGLFWENRFIKNVFGFVVNLVRSIPFIILLVALYPLTELIVGRTIGPVAASVSLSVAAIPFFARLVEGALRDIDKGVIEATIAVGATPWMIIKDVLIPEAKSSIIRGVTLTVISLVAYSAMAGVVGGGGIGDLAIRFGHYRYDDTIMISTVAILIIIVQLIQLAGEFIAKSVDKR; encoded by the coding sequence ATGTTTGATTTTCCACACTTTGTAGAAATGCTACCTGATATTTGGAAAGCATTCCAAGAGACATTAATCATGCTCGGGATTTCGCTTTCAGTTTCATTAGTAATTGGGTTACCAATTGGAATCTTACTTTTTGTAACTGACAAGGGATTGTTCTGGGAAAATAGGTTTATCAAAAATGTATTTGGTTTTGTAGTGAACTTAGTTCGCTCAATTCCATTTATCATATTATTAGTTGCTTTATATCCATTAACAGAATTAATCGTTGGTAGAACGATAGGACCTGTTGCAGCTAGTGTGTCATTGTCAGTGGCAGCCATTCCGTTCTTTGCTCGTCTTGTAGAAGGAGCTTTACGGGATATTGATAAAGGTGTTATTGAGGCGACCATTGCAGTAGGTGCAACGCCTTGGATGATTATTAAGGATGTTCTTATTCCTGAAGCAAAATCTAGTATTATACGTGGGGTTACTCTAACGGTAATTAGTTTAGTCGCATACTCTGCAATGGCAGGTGTAGTCGGAGGCGGCGGTATTGGTGACTTAGCAATCCGATTTGGCCATTACCGTTATGACGATACAATTATGATTTCGACTGTCGCAATATTGATCATTATCGTTCAATTAATTCAACTTGCAGGCGAATTCATAGCAAAATCAGTTGATAAAAGATAG
- a CDS encoding transporter substrate-binding domain-containing protein, giving the protein MNFKQLGKLFALSFATVSILAACGNNETAADNEQPEKTQETQDVTKIKVAFAQAAKPITYVDENGNPAGYDVEAMMLVDEALEDYEFEFVPTTDEDLFIGVEQGKYQVGVKNAFYTEEREESFLFPQEFLGLSSAGLLLPADKSNIKNLSDFATSEMILAPIAASSAQYTLVADYNEANPFNEVELEAGEEFNLDVVQWVNEGRADGAITIEALYTAQVLDENGPYYEFKDDLVYNEFAVIKTWPLFNKEQEEFAAAYDEAIKEIRESGALSELMEKHYGKDLFPLLVQAN; this is encoded by the coding sequence ATGAATTTCAAACAACTAGGTAAACTTTTCGCGTTAAGTTTTGCCACGGTATCGATTCTCGCGGCGTGTGGTAATAATGAAACGGCGGCTGATAATGAGCAGCCAGAAAAAACGCAAGAAACACAAGATGTTACAAAAATCAAAGTAGCCTTTGCGCAAGCGGCAAAGCCAATTACATATGTAGATGAGAATGGAAATCCTGCGGGATATGATGTCGAAGCGATGATGCTAGTGGATGAAGCGTTAGAGGATTACGAATTTGAATTTGTTCCGACAACTGACGAAGACCTATTTATCGGTGTTGAGCAGGGGAAATATCAAGTGGGTGTGAAAAATGCTTTCTATACAGAAGAACGGGAAGAAAGTTTCCTATTCCCACAAGAGTTTCTTGGTTTAAGTAGTGCTGGGTTGTTATTACCAGCAGACAAATCAAATATTAAAAATTTAAGTGATTTTGCAACTTCTGAAATGATATTAGCGCCTATTGCAGCAAGCAGCGCCCAATATACACTCGTTGCTGATTATAATGAAGCAAATCCATTCAATGAAGTGGAACTTGAAGCAGGCGAAGAGTTCAACCTTGACGTTGTGCAATGGGTCAATGAAGGTCGTGCGGATGGAGCAATCACAATTGAAGCATTATATACAGCACAAGTATTAGATGAAAACGGTCCGTATTATGAGTTTAAAGATGACCTTGTTTACAATGAGTTTGCCGTAATTAAAACTTGGCCTTTATTCAATAAAGAACAAGAAGAATTCGCTGCTGCCTACGACGAAGCGATTAAAGAAATTCGCGAATCAGGTGCTCTAAGCGAACTAATGGAAAAACACTATGGCAAAGATTTATTCCCACTATTAGTGCAAGCAAATTAA
- a CDS encoding aminotransferase, which produces MDLSEKLQKLPTQFFASLVQKVSAAVADGRDVINLGQGNPDCPTPDHIVKALQTAVANPQTHRYSPFTGLQEFKEAIANFYKREYDVDVDPKTEVAILGGAKIGLVELPMAILNPGDSMLLPDPGYPDYLSGVVLGDVRFDKMPILAENGFLPDYSQLSDEVKSRAKLMYLNYPNNPTGATADLAFYNETVQFAKENNISVVHDFAYGAFGFDGEKPVSFLQADGAKDIGVELYTLSKTYNMAGWRVGFAVGHAKFIEAINLIQDHLFVSIFPALQYAAIEALNSDQQCVDEQRAIYESRRNALVEEAHRIGWDVTAPKGSFFAWLPVPKGYTSQQFADLLLDKVDVAVAAGNGFGEFGEGYIRVGLLVSEDRLREAVRRIEKLGLFDNQFVKSK; this is translated from the coding sequence ATGGATTTATCTGAAAAACTTCAAAAACTACCAACTCAATTTTTTGCGTCACTTGTTCAAAAGGTAAGTGCTGCCGTTGCAGATGGCCGAGATGTGATTAATTTAGGCCAAGGAAATCCTGATTGCCCTACACCTGACCATATTGTAAAAGCATTACAGACAGCCGTTGCTAATCCACAAACACATAGATATTCGCCATTTACAGGTTTACAGGAATTTAAAGAAGCAATCGCAAATTTTTATAAACGAGAATACGATGTGGATGTTGATCCAAAAACAGAAGTGGCGATTTTAGGTGGAGCGAAAATCGGTTTAGTCGAATTACCTATGGCGATATTAAATCCTGGAGATTCGATGCTTCTACCCGACCCAGGATATCCAGATTACTTATCGGGGGTTGTGCTTGGCGATGTACGATTTGATAAAATGCCGATACTTGCGGAAAATGGTTTTTTACCAGATTATAGTCAGTTATCAGATGAAGTAAAATCCCGTGCAAAACTGATGTATTTAAACTATCCAAACAATCCAACAGGTGCAACCGCCGATTTAGCTTTCTATAACGAGACTGTTCAGTTCGCAAAAGAAAATAATATTAGTGTTGTACATGATTTTGCCTATGGAGCTTTTGGTTTTGACGGTGAAAAGCCTGTAAGCTTCCTACAGGCAGATGGTGCAAAAGATATAGGTGTAGAGTTATATACACTATCGAAAACATATAACATGGCAGGATGGCGCGTCGGCTTTGCAGTTGGACATGCTAAATTTATTGAAGCTATTAATTTAATTCAGGATCATTTATTTGTGAGCATCTTCCCCGCTCTACAATATGCTGCTATTGAAGCTTTAAATAGTGACCAACAATGTGTTGATGAACAGCGAGCAATTTACGAAAGCCGCCGTAATGCATTAGTTGAAGAAGCACATCGGATTGGCTGGGATGTAACAGCTCCGAAAGGCTCATTTTTTGCATGGCTTCCTGTTCCAAAAGGCTATACAAGTCAGCAATTTGCGGATTTATTATTAGATAAAGTAGATGTTGCAGTCGCAGCAGGAAACGGCTTTGGTGAGTTCGGTGAAGGTTATATTCGAGTTGGTCTGCTAGTAAGTGAAGATCGTCTAAGAGAAGCAGTTCGTCGCATTGAAAAACTCGGACTGTTCGATAACCAATTCGTCAAATCTAAATAA